Within the Candidatus Hydrogenedens sp. genome, the region CCTGTAAATCCTCCTCTTATCCCTCATGATGATAACCCAGTTTCGTCGTATAGACGCACTTTTGATGTTCCCCAATCATGGAAAAATAGGAAGATACATCTGGTTTTTGATGGAGTAATGAGTGCTGTATATGTTTGGTTAAATGGAAATTTTGTGGGTTACAGTCAGGATAGTATGACCCCTGCAGAATTTGATATAACCCCGTATGTGAAAGAAAAGCAGAATGTGCTTGCGGTTCAAGTTTTTCGCTATTGCGATGGGAGTTATTTAGAAGACCAGGATAAATGGAGAGTAAGTGGTATCTATCGCGATGTATTTCTGTATGCAATACCTGATGTTTATTTAGAGGATTACTTTTTCCAAACGAAACTATCGGAGGATTATAAGCAAGCCATAGTGGAATGTAATTTAAAGGTTGTATCCTCTAAAACCAAAGAAAAAAATGTTGATTGTTTAATAAAGATAAAAGACTTGATAGGGAATGAAATGTATTTTCAACAGGTAGAAAGAAGTGTTGAAAATATAAATAAGGATGAGTGTTATATCCATCTTAAATATCGCATTGAGATTATAAATCCCAATTTGTGGAGTGCAGAAACTCCGTATTTATATCAGACATATATCCATTTGTTGGAAGAAGGTAAGAATATAGATGTTTACCCTCAGAAAATAGGGATTCGTGAAGTAAAATTACAGGATGGATCTCTTTATATAAATGGTAAGCAAGTTAAATTAAAGGGGGTGAATCGCCATGAGATATGTGCAGAGTCTCTCCATGTTTTGTCACGGGAACAAATGATTGAAGATTTAAAGATATTGAAACGAAATAACATCAATACTGTTCGCACCTGTCATTATCCCGACCAGCCTATTTGGTATGACCTTTGTGATGAATGGGGGATATACATTATTGATGAAGCAAATATTGAATCACACGGGATGGGATATGAATTGGATAGAACATTAGGTAACAAACCTGAATGGGAAAAAGCCCATGTAGCACGAATTGAGGCTATGGTCAAAAGGGATAGAAACCATCCCTGTATTATTTTCTGGTCCTTAGGAAATGAGGCAGGAAGTGGTTGTAATTTTGAAGCCTGTGCAAAGAAAGTAAGGGAATTGGATATATCGCGTCCTATCCATTATGAGAGGATGAATGAAATCGCTGATGTGCACAGTGAAATGTATACTCCTCTTTGGGATATGCTGAAGTTTGTTGCTCATTATCCGAATAAGCCGTTTTTCCTGTGTGAATATGCCCATTCGATGGGAAATAGTACGGGTAATTTGCAGGATTACTGGGATGTAATAGAAGCCCATAAATCTCTCATTGGAGGTTGTATCTGGGATTTTTCGGACCAGGGAATAAAAAAACCGTTGTCTGAGGAAGATGCCCAAAAAACAGGGAAGAAATTTTTCTGGGCTTATGGGGGAGATTTTGGAGATAAACCGAATGATGGAAATTTTTGTTGTAATGGTATAACTCAGCCGGACCGTAAACCGAATCCAGGACTGTATGAAGTTAAAAAAGTATATCAATACATTAAGGTAAAGCCTGTAGATTTACATCGAGGTGTCGTAAAAATTATAAATCAATACGCTT harbors:
- a CDS encoding glycoside hydrolase family 2 TIM barrel-domain containing protein yields the protein MEFIVLLLCCMIMIGMASSAETEEWESPDIIEINKLSPHCTLMPFPSEETASANDRTKSSYYLSLAGTWKFHWVPVPDQRPRDFYKVDFNDSDWVDIPVPSHPELLGYGKPIYTNIQYPFWPVNPPLIPHDDNPVSSYRRTFDVPQSWKNRKIHLVFDGVMSAVYVWLNGNFVGYSQDSMTPAEFDITPYVKEKQNVLAVQVFRYCDGSYLEDQDKWRVSGIYRDVFLYAIPDVYLEDYFFQTKLSEDYKQAIVECNLKVVSSKTKEKNVDCLIKIKDLIGNEMYFQQVERSVENINKDECYIHLKYRIEIINPNLWSAETPYLYQTYIHLLEEGKNIDVYPQKIGIREVKLQDGSLYINGKQVKLKGVNRHEICAESLHVLSREQMIEDLKILKRNNINTVRTCHYPDQPIWYDLCDEWGIYIIDEANIESHGMGYELDRTLGNKPEWEKAHVARIEAMVKRDRNHPCIIFWSLGNEAGSGCNFEACAKKVRELDISRPIHYERMNEIADVHSEMYTPLWDMLKFVAHYPNKPFFLCEYAHSMGNSTGNLQDYWDVIEAHKSLIGGCIWDFSDQGIKKPLSEEDAQKTGKKFFWAYGGDFGDKPNDGNFCCNGITQPDRKPNPGLYEVKKVYQYIKVKPVDLHRGVVKIINQYAFLNLDKFDIHWFVERDGVSILNGKLPLLSVAPQSECEVTIPIQDIEWIPDSEYFLTIEFRLNESTLWADAGYVLAWEQFCLPTNKQVNQKENVKEKNQDKSNPIQIIKKEDLLTVKNSNFEVIFDWKEGILNSYSAFGKTIIKGSLIPNFWRPPTDNDRGNNMPWRLECWKKDTYMRNLTFRNIKKQDDYQVEIRFGYELPETKSQVILQYIINEKGEIQVNYEFNPGSPDLPEIPRIGMQTYVSKELSSVLWYGRGPHETYCDRKTGAQIREHSLMIKDLFHHYVRPQENGNRMDVRWFSLLDEDKNGVIIVGSQSLAFSLWHCSMEDIETTLHDYELPERNTWTLNIDYLQMGVGGDDSWGALPHEEYQIKPKKYEYQYTIIPIKDGNENLLRQVYQEYR